In Musa acuminata AAA Group cultivar baxijiao chromosome BXJ3-9, Cavendish_Baxijiao_AAA, whole genome shotgun sequence, a single genomic region encodes these proteins:
- the LOC135649313 gene encoding LRR receptor-like serine/threonine-protein kinase GSO1 produces the protein MDKYQRLMPVVLLVVVISFVPPLALGRHLDSVDMEVLLEVKKSFTEDLRRVLDDWSSDNPDHCSWTGVTCDLDSGVVALNLSSSSLAGSLSPSLGRLSRLATLDLSSNRLTGTIPSQLARLSALTTLFLYSNRLSGTMPPSLGSLSGLRVVRLGDNPGLSGPIPGSFGDLRNLTTLALALCNLSGPIPSRLGRLTQLHNLVLQQNQLDGPIPPELGNLDKLQILNLADNLLGGEIPSQLGELSQLTYLNLMSNQLEGTITSSLGKLSGLRNLDLSMNQLEGELPTELGQLSELNYLVLSNNKLSGHLPENLCLNATKLEHLFLSGNNFTGRIPASIVQCRSLTQLDLANNSFTGAIPVELGELANLTDLLLNNNSLWGSIPSEFGNLSNLQTLALYHNELRGGLPEEIGKLQQLQILYLYENQLSGEIPPAIGNCSSLQMIDFYGNQFSGSIPASIGRLEQLSFVHLRQNDLSGEIPASLGRCRQLTILDLADNRLSGGIPATLGLLQSLQQLMLYNNSLEGSIPEEMFDCRNITRVNLSNNRFNGSILPLCGSSSLLSFDLTNNSFNLEIPAQLGNSPALERIRLGSNRLAGEIPPMLGEIGALSLLDLSSNSLTGVIPEELASCKNLTHIVLNNNQLTGVIPTWVGSLPQLGELKLSSNRFFGPLPIELFNCSKLLKLSLDDNSLNGSLPSEVGKLASLNVLDFARNQLSGGIPASIGRLSKLYDLRLSHNLFSGPILMELGQLQELQSALDLSFNDLSGEIPSSLASLAKLEDLNLSHNSLAGEVPRQIGEMSSLVELDLSHNNLQGQLDERFARWLPQSFAANLALCGYPLPPCGVARSAHHRSTSSSAAVAAISASVTLVIILLLIAAVIWIRRWCTKRTIEVNCTYSSRSSSQAHRELIMKGSRRRELKWDAIMEATCNLSDEFVIGSGGSGTVYRAELPSGETVAVKKILHQHRESLLQDKSFVREVKILGRIRHRHFVKLLGFLSSNDGEHLLVYEYMENGSLWDWLHKPGVSQKRKRELNWEARLKIAIGLAKGVEYLHHDCVPRIVHRDIKSGNVLLDGDMEAHLGDFGLAKAVTDGTETGSCFAGSYGYMAPEYAYSLKATEKSDVYSMGIVLMELVSGLMPTDRTFGGDMDMVRWVQSRVASASSSSVAEREELLDPALRLLASHGESSMYDVLDVALQCTRTTPAERPSSRHVSDRLLRISLKIHRAGSGKKTAV, from the exons ATGGATAAGTACCAGAGGCTGATGCCGGTTGTTCTCCTGGTGGTCGTCATCTCTTTCGTGCCCCCTTTGGCTCTTGGCCGGCACTTGGACTCGGTGGACATGGAAGTTCTTCTGGAGGTGAAGAAATCGTTCACGGAGGACCTGCGGCGGGTGCTCGACGACTGGAGCTCGGATAACCCGGACCACTGCTCTTGGACTGGTGTCACCTGCGACCTGGACTCCGGGGTGGTGGCGCTCAACCTCTCCTCCTCGTCCCTGGCCGGCTCCCTCTCCCCTTCCCTCGGCCGGCTGAGCCGACTTGCCACCCTCGACCTCTCCTCCAATCGCCTCACAGGTACCATCCCGAGCCAGCTCGCCAGGCTTTCCGCTCTGACCACACTCTTCCTCTATTCCAACCGCCTCTCGGGCACGATGCCCCCTTCACTCGGCTCGCTCTCCGGCCTCCGAGTCGTCCGGCTCGGCGATAACCCAGGCCTGTCCGGGCCGATTCCGGGCTCGTTCGGCGACCTTCGGAACCTGACCACCCTCGCCCTGGCCCTCTGCAACCTCTCCGGCCCCATTCCGAGTCGACTCGGCCGGCTGACTCAGCTCCACAACCTAGTCCTCCAACAGAACCAGCTAGACGGCCCGATCCCCCCGGAGCTCGGCAATTTGGATAAACTCCAGATCCTAAACCTGGCCGACAATTTGCTCGGGGGAGAAATACCGAGTCAACTCGGCGAGCTGAGCCAACTCACCTACCTCAACCTGATGTCCAACCAGCTCGAAGGGACCATTACAAGTTCTCTCGGCAAACTATCCGGCCTTCGCAATCTGGACTTGTCGATGAACCAGCTCGAAGGCGAGCTCCCGACTGAGCTCGGACAACTCAGTGAACTCAATTATCTAGTCTTGTCCAACAATAAGCTCTCTGGCCACCTGCCGGAGAACCTCTGCCTGAATGCGACGAAATTAGAGCACTTGTTCCTGTCTGGCAACAACTTCACCGGTCGAATTCCAGCCAGCATAGTCCAATGCCGGTCCTTGACGCAATTGGATTTGGCGAACAACAGCTTCACCGGCGCGATCCCCGTCGAACTCGGCGAGCTTGCCAATCTTACTGATCTCTTGCTCAATAACAACAGCCTCTGGGGTTCGATTCCTAGCGAATTCGGCAACCTCAGTAACCTTCAGACGCTGGCTCTCTACCACAATGAGTTGCGAGGCGGACTGCCGGAGGAGATCGGCAAGTTGCAGCAGCTTCAGATACTTTATCTCTACGAGAACCAGCTGTCCGGCGAGATCCCGCCGGCGATCGGGAACTGTTCGAGCTTGCAAATGATCGACTTCTACGGGAACCAGTTTTCCGGCAGCATTCCGGCGTCGATCGGGCGGCTGGAGCAGCTGAGTTTCGTGCACCTGAGGCAGAACGACCTCTCCGGTGAGATCCCCGCGTCATTAGGAAGGTGCCGGCAGCTCACGATTCTCGACTTGGCCGACAACCGGCTCTCTGGCGGGATTCCTGCGACCTTAGGTCTCCTGCAATCGCTCCAGCAGCTCATGCTGTACAACAATTCGCTCGAAGGAAGCATCCCGGAAGAGATGTTCGATTGCCGGAACATCACCAGAGTGAACCTGTCCAACAACCGGTTCAACGGAAGCATCCTCCCGTTATGCGGATCGAGCTCGCTCCTGTCGTTCGATCTCACCAACAACTCATTCAACCTCGAGATTCCGGCGCAGCTTGGGAACTCGCCGGCGCTCGAGAGGATTCGACTCGGGAGCAACCGGCTGGCCGGCGAGATCCCGCCGATGCTCGGAGAAATCGGCGCTCTCTCGCTTTTGGATCTGTCGAGCAATTCGCTGACCGGAGTGATACCGGAGGAACTGGCGTCATGCAAGAATCTCACCCACATTGTTCTGAACAATAACCAGCTCACCGGAGTCATCCCGACGTGGGTCGGAAGCTTGCCGCAGCTGGGGGAGCTCAAGCTCTCTTCGAACAGATTCTTTGGGCCTCTTCCTATCGAGCTCTTCAATTGCTCCAAGCTACTGAAGCTGTCTCTCGATGATAACTCATTGAATGGTTCGCTCCCGAGCGAAGTCGGCAAGCTTGCGTCTCTGAATGTACTCGACTTTGCTCGCAACCAGCTTTCTGGAGGAATCCCTGCTTCCATAGGGAGGCTAAGCAAGCTTTATGACCTCCGGTTGTCGCACAATCTGTTCTCGGGGCCGATCCTGATGGAGCTCGGACAACTGCAGGAGCTACAGAGTGCGTTGGACCTCAGCTTCAACGACCTCAGCGGTGAGATTCCATCGTCCCTGGCGTCGCTTGCTAAGCTCGAAGATCTCAACCTCTCCCACAATTCGCTGGCGGGAGAGGTACCGCGACAAATAGGTGAAATGAGCAGCTTGGTGGAGCTCGACCTCTCGCACAACAATCTGCAGGGGCAACTGGATGAGCGATTCGCCCGCTGGCTGCCGCAGTCCTTCGCCGCCAACCTTGCACTCTGCGGGTATCCTCTCCCACCGTGCGGCGTTGCGCGGTCCGCCCACCACCGCTCCACGTCAAGCTCTGCGGCTGTAGCCGCGATCTCTGCCTCCGTGACGCTGGTGATCATTCTCCTCCTGATCGCCGCGGTGATATGGATCAGAAGGTGGTGTACGAAGAGAACAATTGAGGTCAATTGCACGTACTCCTCGAGGAGTTCTTCGCAGGCTCACAGAGAACTGATCATGAAGGGGTCCCGGAGGCGGGAGCTAAAATGGGACGCAATCATGGAAGCAACGTGCAACCTGAGCGACGAGTTCGTCATCGGCTCAGGCGGGTCGGGCACCGTCTACAGAGCCGAATTGCCGTCCGGCGAGACAGTGGCCGTGAAGAAGATTCTGCACCAGCACAGGGAATCTCTGTTGCAGGACAAGAGCTTCGTGAGAGAGGTGAAAATACTAGGCCGGATCAGGCACCGGCACTTTGTGAAGCTGCTGGGGTTCCTCAGCAGCAACGACGGGGAGCATCTgttggtgtacgagtacatggagaATGGCAGCTTGTGGGATTGGCTGCACAAGCCCGGAGTGAGCCAGAAGAGGAAGCGAGAGCTGAATTGGGAGGCCAGGTTGAAGATTGCGATCGGCCTCGCCAAAGGAGTGGAGTACCTGCACCATGACTGCGTTCCGAGGATCGTTCACAGGGACATCAAGTCCGGCAATGTGCTGCTAGACGGCGACATGGAGGCGCATCTCGGAGACTTCGGGCTGGCCAAGGCGGTCACGGACGGCACCGAGACTGGCTCCTGCTTCGCCGGATCATATGGCTACATGGCACCAG AATATGCGTACTCCCTGAAGGCGACAGAGAAGAGCGATGTGTATAGCATGGGAATAGTTCTCATGGAGCTCGTGAGCGGGTTGATGCCGACGGATCGTACCTTCGGAGGAGACATGGATATGGTGAGGTGGGTGCAGTCTCGAGTTGCGTCGGCGTCTTCGTCGTCGGTGGCGGAGCGGGAGGAGTTGCTGGATCCTGCTCTGAGGCTGCTGGCATCGCACGGGGAGTCGTCCATGTACGATGTGCTGGATGTGGCCTTGCAATGCACCAGGACGACTCCCGCCGAGCGGCCCAGCTCGCGGCACGTCTCGGATCGGCTGCTCCGCATTTCGCTGAAGATTCACAGGGCGGGCTCTGGAAAGAAAACTGCAGTCTAA